In Pararge aegeria chromosome 5, ilParAegt1.1, whole genome shotgun sequence, one DNA window encodes the following:
- the LOC120623774 gene encoding flocculation protein FLO11 isoform X2 produces MDRRIFIFLAVSAHLCSIAAGEGPANNFLTQTVYGFLDFTTTIGNTVMVFSPQSAPPPEPPQTEKSVQENIIETKPPPINNVKPEAIKPTKTSDKDKTNKAPVVASSAISVVTSPPKKDDKVISISKSVPKEQKQIITKVEVVAGPSKIVENSPKQPAVKPNKPSSQAKKQQKNQAIKSVTNIVSSKVEVKQNPAPSSIINTKISSAIQIKSSQVEEEPAILVSNNIGEPEYDYLSRQPSEFVEETYRVINLRPSKAHAQKPKNNLKNRHQPTPPPEDDEHPIGLVTTLGGTIVKDGLTTVHETSVIGTYISGKYAQVLNSNSKILQSGHKAKISPSSPHRILKTAAPAISKNHRHNLEPTPSVGDGDNNNKTPRRQGNSGSSFKNRHKPQNGDNVESAEPPSQGKKFKNRNSSHAQRTQSESSSPPFSNRRKSNRNSGHKTTVTPSSNSDSQGRRGFKSRIQPTAVEQVTPAPTSVYKFKLNRAPGSGRWQYKTSPKPKVTIRKSNSDDEQQTTPSLNPLFDDSPSNELQARSDNDLEQSGSQSGPGTLVENDTDDTLEKPPPVETLKVEISTPADFRDVYYEIATLKSPYTFQVGRVKNTRIITVTTTIEKRIEPTQMPFNSQNPLNEPLTENILATASPYGKDNYFLDSSIATLPAITLSSDVETPPLETITETFSTTQNMLKTHILPIVREPNITSSLTFIQTYQITRLVTATKTLPPMEFFQFIPSKTLKEFNSRLDEAGSELHLELDFGDSNEDEDGAPRRVFPPDLDLSNIGSNFDLAEIDKYRDNHLRLKKAHGQNKNNQVTEPPNPSTPALSPEQAQQLALLRLLNPAAAAQIPNVVTTSKPILKYETIYESHVIPLFDGKNTIHSTLSRPVATITKTEYEIGTSSLPALPLNPLFQQQQQFTVTSTPVVLNTEVVATDSQIIKLTFGAKTLYTTLFTTKVVPTVLTSYVTSSIPVQPSANFPGYFPAPYPPFPYVG; encoded by the exons ATGGATCGTCGGATATTTATCTTTTTGGCGGTTTCTGCCCACCTAT GTAGCATAGCGGCAGGCGAGGGACCCGCTAACAATTTCCTCACTCAAACTGTCTACGGGTTCCTGGATTTTACAACTACGATCGGGAACACTGTCATGGTTTTCTCACCACAATCTGCACCTCCTCCAG aacCACCGCAAACAGAAAAATCTGttcaagaaaatattattgaaactaAACCACCACCTATTAACAACGTTAAGCCGGAGGCGATCAAACCAACGAAAACCTCAGATAAGGATAAAACTAATAAAGCACCAGTCGTGGCTTCAAGTGCTATTTCCGTGGTAACGTCTCCTCCAAAAAAAGACGATAAAGTTATCAGTATTTCTAAATCGGTTCCtaaagaacaaaaacaaataataacaaaagttgAAGTGGTTGCGGGGCCCTCTAAAATTGTTGAAAATAGCCCAAAACAACCAGCGGTGAAACCTAACAAACCATCTTCACAAGCTAAGAAGCAGCAAAAAAATCAAGCTATTAAAAGTGTAACCAATATAGTAAGTAGTAAAGTTGAAGTAAAACAAAATCCTGCACCATCTTCAATAATTAACACCAAAATTAGTAGCGCAATTCAAATAAAGTCGAGCCAAGTTGAAGAAGAACCCGCAATTTTAGTTTCTAATAACATTGGTGAGCCAGAATATGATTATCTGTCACGACAACCTTCAGAATTTGTAGAGGAGACTTATCGAGTAATTAATTTACGACCATCAAAAGCACATGCACAGAAGccaaagaataatttaaaaaaccgtCACCAGCCAACTCCACCTCCAGAAGATGATGAACATCCAATAGGTTTAGTTACTACTCTTGGAGGAACAATTGTTAAAGATGGGCTTACAACAGTTCATGAAACCAGTGtcataggtacatatatatcAGGAAAATACGCCCAAGTCTTAAACAGCAACTCAAAAATATTGCAATCTGGCCATAAAGCAAAAATATCACCAAGTTCTCCTCATAGAATCTTAAAAACAGCTGCACCTGCCATATCAAAGAATCATAGGCATAATCTTGAACCTACTCCATCTGTCGGTGATGGAGATAACAACAATAAAACACCGCGGCGACAAGGAAATAGTGGAAGTTCTTTTAAAAATCGTCACAAGCCTCAAAATGGTGATAATGTCGAGAGTGCTGAGCCTCCTAGCCAaggcaaaaaattcaaaaacagAAATTCTTCACATGCTCAACGCACTCAGAG TGAATCGTCGTCACCGCCTTTCTCTAATAGAAGAAAAAGCAACCGAAACTCTGGTCATAAAACCACAGTGACACCTTCAAGCAACAGTGACAGTCAAGGAAGACGTGGGTTCAAGTCTCGTATACAGCCTACAGCAGTGGAGCAAGTCACACCAGCACCAACAAGCGTTTATAAATTTAAGCTTAATCGAGCACCAGGGTCTGGACGTTGGCAGTATAAAACAAGTCCTAAACCTAAAGTTACTATTCGCAAGTCAAACAGTGACGATGAGCAACAAACAACGCCAAGTTTAAATCCGCTGTTTGACGATTCGCCATCTAACGAACTCCAAGCAAGATCTGATAATGATTTAGAGCAATCTGGTTCTCAGAGTGGACCTGGAACTCTAGTCGAAAACGATACTGATGACACCTTAGAAAAACCTCCACCAGTTGAAACACTTAAAGTAGAAATTTCCACGCCAGCTGATTTTCGAGATGTTTATTACGAAATCGCAACGCTTAAGTCACCTTACACTTTTCAG GTTGGACGTGTAAAAAACACACGCATTATAACAGTGACAACGACTATTGAAAAACGAATCGAACCTACCCAGATGCCTTTTAATTCACAAAATCCACTAAATGAACCACTAACTGAAAACATATTGGCTACTGCTTCACCTTATGGAAAAGATAACTATTTTTTGGATTCCAGTATAGCAACTTTACCCGCAATAACACTTTCCTCAGATGTCGAAACTCCTCCGCTAGAAACTATTACTGAAACATTTAGTACGACACAAAAtatgcttaaaacacacatattGCCAATCGTAAGGGAGCCTAACATAACCAGTAGTCTTACCTTTATACAGACCTATCAAATAACAAGACTCGTAACAGCTACAAAAACACTACCTCCAATGGAATTCTTCCAGTTCATACCAAGCAAAACCCTTAAGGAGTTTAACAGTCGCTTAGATGAAGCTGGATCTGAACTTCACCTGGAGTTAGATTTTGGTGACAGCAATGAAGACGAAGATGGAGCACCACGCCGCGTCTTTCCTCCGGATTTGGATCTTTCAAATATAGGATCCAACTTTGATTTAGcagaaatagataaatatagagATAATCACTTACGACTAAAGAAAGCTCAcggacaaaacaaaaacaaccaaGTAACAGAACCACCAAACCCTTCAACTCCAGCTTTGAGTCCTGAACAAGCCCAACAGTTGGCCCTTTTAAGACTGCTCAATCCAGCGGCAGCAGCACAAATTCCGAACGTCGTCACAACATCGAAGCCAATTCTCAAATACGAGACCATTTACGAATCACATGTAATTCCATTATTTGATGGCAAGAATACAATTCATAGTACACTTTCTAGACCGGTAGCAACAATAACGAAAACGGAATATGAAATTGGTACTAGCAGCCTACCAGCGTTGCCACTCAACCCGCTCTTCCAACAACAGCAACAATTCACTGTAACTTCGACCCCAGTTGTTTTGAACACTGAAGTTGTTGCAACAGAtagtcaaattataaaattgacatTCGGTGCGAAGACACTGTACACGACATTGTTCACAACTAAAGTTGTTCCGACTGTATTGACGTCTTACGTTACGTCATCTATTCCGGTACAACCAAGCGCAAACTTCCCAGGATACTTCCCGGCGCCATATCCTCCATTCCCATATGTAGGATAG
- the LOC120623774 gene encoding uncharacterized protein LOC120623774 isoform X1: protein MDRRIFIFLAVSAHLCSIAAGEGPANNFLTQTVYGFLDFTTTIGNTVMVFSPQSAPPPEPPQTEKSVQENIIETKPPPINNVKPEAIKPTKTSDKDKTNKAPVVASSAISVVTSPPKKDDKVISISKSVPKEQKQIITKVEVVAGPSKIVENSPKQPAVKPNKPSSQAKKQQKNQAIKSVTNIVSSKVEVKQNPAPSSIINTKISSAIQIKSSQVEEEPAILVSNNIGEPEYDYLSRQPSEFVEETYRVINLRPSKAHAQKPKNNLKNRHQPTPPPEDDEHPIGLVTTLGGTIVKDGLTTVHETSVIGTYISGKYAQVLNSNSKILQSGHKAKISPSSPHRILKTAAPAISKNHRHNLEPTPSVGDGDNNNKTPRRQGNSGSSFKNRHKPQNGDNVESAEPPSQGKKFKNRNSSHAQRTQSTRFGRPANKPQLATISVFSESSSPPFSNRRKSNRNSGHKTTVTPSSNSDSQGRRGFKSRIQPTAVEQVTPAPTSVYKFKLNRAPGSGRWQYKTSPKPKVTIRKSNSDDEQQTTPSLNPLFDDSPSNELQARSDNDLEQSGSQSGPGTLVENDTDDTLEKPPPVETLKVEISTPADFRDVYYEIATLKSPYTFQVGRVKNTRIITVTTTIEKRIEPTQMPFNSQNPLNEPLTENILATASPYGKDNYFLDSSIATLPAITLSSDVETPPLETITETFSTTQNMLKTHILPIVREPNITSSLTFIQTYQITRLVTATKTLPPMEFFQFIPSKTLKEFNSRLDEAGSELHLELDFGDSNEDEDGAPRRVFPPDLDLSNIGSNFDLAEIDKYRDNHLRLKKAHGQNKNNQVTEPPNPSTPALSPEQAQQLALLRLLNPAAAAQIPNVVTTSKPILKYETIYESHVIPLFDGKNTIHSTLSRPVATITKTEYEIGTSSLPALPLNPLFQQQQQFTVTSTPVVLNTEVVATDSQIIKLTFGAKTLYTTLFTTKVVPTVLTSYVTSSIPVQPSANFPGYFPAPYPPFPYVG from the exons ATGGATCGTCGGATATTTATCTTTTTGGCGGTTTCTGCCCACCTAT GTAGCATAGCGGCAGGCGAGGGACCCGCTAACAATTTCCTCACTCAAACTGTCTACGGGTTCCTGGATTTTACAACTACGATCGGGAACACTGTCATGGTTTTCTCACCACAATCTGCACCTCCTCCAG aacCACCGCAAACAGAAAAATCTGttcaagaaaatattattgaaactaAACCACCACCTATTAACAACGTTAAGCCGGAGGCGATCAAACCAACGAAAACCTCAGATAAGGATAAAACTAATAAAGCACCAGTCGTGGCTTCAAGTGCTATTTCCGTGGTAACGTCTCCTCCAAAAAAAGACGATAAAGTTATCAGTATTTCTAAATCGGTTCCtaaagaacaaaaacaaataataacaaaagttgAAGTGGTTGCGGGGCCCTCTAAAATTGTTGAAAATAGCCCAAAACAACCAGCGGTGAAACCTAACAAACCATCTTCACAAGCTAAGAAGCAGCAAAAAAATCAAGCTATTAAAAGTGTAACCAATATAGTAAGTAGTAAAGTTGAAGTAAAACAAAATCCTGCACCATCTTCAATAATTAACACCAAAATTAGTAGCGCAATTCAAATAAAGTCGAGCCAAGTTGAAGAAGAACCCGCAATTTTAGTTTCTAATAACATTGGTGAGCCAGAATATGATTATCTGTCACGACAACCTTCAGAATTTGTAGAGGAGACTTATCGAGTAATTAATTTACGACCATCAAAAGCACATGCACAGAAGccaaagaataatttaaaaaaccgtCACCAGCCAACTCCACCTCCAGAAGATGATGAACATCCAATAGGTTTAGTTACTACTCTTGGAGGAACAATTGTTAAAGATGGGCTTACAACAGTTCATGAAACCAGTGtcataggtacatatatatcAGGAAAATACGCCCAAGTCTTAAACAGCAACTCAAAAATATTGCAATCTGGCCATAAAGCAAAAATATCACCAAGTTCTCCTCATAGAATCTTAAAAACAGCTGCACCTGCCATATCAAAGAATCATAGGCATAATCTTGAACCTACTCCATCTGTCGGTGATGGAGATAACAACAATAAAACACCGCGGCGACAAGGAAATAGTGGAAGTTCTTTTAAAAATCGTCACAAGCCTCAAAATGGTGATAATGTCGAGAGTGCTGAGCCTCCTAGCCAaggcaaaaaattcaaaaacagAAATTCTTCACATGCTCAACGCACTCAGAG TACACGTTTTGGTCGACCAGCAAACAAACCTCAACTGGCAACCATATCTGTTTTCAGTGAATCGTCGTCACCGCCTTTCTCTAATAGAAGAAAAAGCAACCGAAACTCTGGTCATAAAACCACAGTGACACCTTCAAGCAACAGTGACAGTCAAGGAAGACGTGGGTTCAAGTCTCGTATACAGCCTACAGCAGTGGAGCAAGTCACACCAGCACCAACAAGCGTTTATAAATTTAAGCTTAATCGAGCACCAGGGTCTGGACGTTGGCAGTATAAAACAAGTCCTAAACCTAAAGTTACTATTCGCAAGTCAAACAGTGACGATGAGCAACAAACAACGCCAAGTTTAAATCCGCTGTTTGACGATTCGCCATCTAACGAACTCCAAGCAAGATCTGATAATGATTTAGAGCAATCTGGTTCTCAGAGTGGACCTGGAACTCTAGTCGAAAACGATACTGATGACACCTTAGAAAAACCTCCACCAGTTGAAACACTTAAAGTAGAAATTTCCACGCCAGCTGATTTTCGAGATGTTTATTACGAAATCGCAACGCTTAAGTCACCTTACACTTTTCAG GTTGGACGTGTAAAAAACACACGCATTATAACAGTGACAACGACTATTGAAAAACGAATCGAACCTACCCAGATGCCTTTTAATTCACAAAATCCACTAAATGAACCACTAACTGAAAACATATTGGCTACTGCTTCACCTTATGGAAAAGATAACTATTTTTTGGATTCCAGTATAGCAACTTTACCCGCAATAACACTTTCCTCAGATGTCGAAACTCCTCCGCTAGAAACTATTACTGAAACATTTAGTACGACACAAAAtatgcttaaaacacacatattGCCAATCGTAAGGGAGCCTAACATAACCAGTAGTCTTACCTTTATACAGACCTATCAAATAACAAGACTCGTAACAGCTACAAAAACACTACCTCCAATGGAATTCTTCCAGTTCATACCAAGCAAAACCCTTAAGGAGTTTAACAGTCGCTTAGATGAAGCTGGATCTGAACTTCACCTGGAGTTAGATTTTGGTGACAGCAATGAAGACGAAGATGGAGCACCACGCCGCGTCTTTCCTCCGGATTTGGATCTTTCAAATATAGGATCCAACTTTGATTTAGcagaaatagataaatatagagATAATCACTTACGACTAAAGAAAGCTCAcggacaaaacaaaaacaaccaaGTAACAGAACCACCAAACCCTTCAACTCCAGCTTTGAGTCCTGAACAAGCCCAACAGTTGGCCCTTTTAAGACTGCTCAATCCAGCGGCAGCAGCACAAATTCCGAACGTCGTCACAACATCGAAGCCAATTCTCAAATACGAGACCATTTACGAATCACATGTAATTCCATTATTTGATGGCAAGAATACAATTCATAGTACACTTTCTAGACCGGTAGCAACAATAACGAAAACGGAATATGAAATTGGTACTAGCAGCCTACCAGCGTTGCCACTCAACCCGCTCTTCCAACAACAGCAACAATTCACTGTAACTTCGACCCCAGTTGTTTTGAACACTGAAGTTGTTGCAACAGAtagtcaaattataaaattgacatTCGGTGCGAAGACACTGTACACGACATTGTTCACAACTAAAGTTGTTCCGACTGTATTGACGTCTTACGTTACGTCATCTATTCCGGTACAACCAAGCGCAAACTTCCCAGGATACTTCCCGGCGCCATATCCTCCATTCCCATATGTAGGATAG